From a region of the Zerene cesonia ecotype Mississippi chromosome 11, Zerene_cesonia_1.1, whole genome shotgun sequence genome:
- the LOC119830101 gene encoding protein TONNEAU 1a-like — MAQPEDTELRDLVIESLEKNGSLAKIRALLRANIFLAFEDDCENIKQNECLDKILKLPEGILSLSIIHEFLEFCNLKNTLFVYMSETRQGKEYSYRGERSINEMLQINQTNKEKEPILVTILRYFLKSHTDLKHESSRDSCDQGDHSTYIVNQETSSSTSQSQSGNSSDEKQRLDLRLNLDNSDTDTSSDSTGNRNSSEYVPNQHIVLSDIDNNKAVAQNITTSIVSGNISSNEQNKTPTEKHDTKVNTSSESTSYIELKPFNLQDEMLLNTTGIPHADSKDSTGRQSHTHGSQIDSVPTLSSASSESLKREVSVCKDGAGVKKSPEHSLKYDTPEYSYDFSSPLLSGTMEQNTKDKKRVSTSSQCDKHSSPHSQSSISISDVTDLVSEKSFTGQSRNNLKSKGNINTEKTKSPDNNSLKSSNDSGDFSESPIPSISNLSLDFHSD; from the coding sequence ATGGCACAGCCAGAAGATACGGAACTCAGAGATTTGGTTATTGAATCGTTAGAAAAGAATGGATCCCTTGCTAAAATACGCGCGTTGTTGCGAGCTAATATCTTTTTAGCATTCGAGGATGACTGcgagaatataaaacaaaatgagtGTTTGGATAAGATTTTAAAGTTACCGGAAGGAATTCTATCGTTATCAATAATACACGAATTTTTGgagttttgtaatttaaaaaataccttgTTTGTTTACATGTCAGAAACACGACAAGGAAAAGAATACTCATACAGAGGCGAGCGAAGTATAAATGAAATgctacaaataaatcaaactaaTAAGGAAAAAGAGCCCATTCTCGTAACGATTCTtcggtattttttaaaatcgcaTACTGATTTGAAGCATGAAAGTTCGCGTGATAGTTGTGATCAAGGGGATCATTCGACGTATATTGTCAATCAAGAAACTAGTTCCTCTACGAGCCAATCTCAGTCTGGTAATTCCTCCGATGAGAAACAACGACTTGATCTAAGGTTGAATTTAGACAATTCTGATACAGACACGTCTAGTGACTCCACAGGAAACAGGAATAGCTCAGAATATGTTCCTAATCAACACATAGTTTTAAGtgatattgataataataaggCTGTGGCACAAAATATtactactagtatagtatCAGGGAATATAAGTAGcaatgaacaaaataaaactccaACTGAAAAACATGATACGAAAGTGAACACAAGCAGTGAATCTACATCttacattgaattaaaacCATTTAACTTGCAAGATGAAATGTTACTGAATACCACAGGTATTCCACATGCTGATTCAAAGGACAGTACAGGTCGACAGTCTCACACACATGGATCTCAGATAGATTCAGTTCCAACTTTGAGTAGTGCATCATCTGAATCTTTGAAGCGCGAAGTTAgtgtttgtaaggatggagCTGGTGTCAAAAAATCACCTGAACATTCACTGAAATATGACACACCTGAATATAGTTATGATTTCTCCTCACCTCTACTTTCTGGAACTATggaacaaaatacaaaagataAGAAACGAGTAAGTACAAGCTCTCAATGCGATAAGCATTCATCACCTCATTCGCAAAGTTCTATTTCTATATCAGATGTAACAGACTTAGTCAGCGAAAAAAGTTTTACTGGGCAAAGTAggaacaatttaaaaagtaaaggaAATATCAACACTGAAAAGACAAAGAGCCCAGATAATAACAGCTTGAAGTCTAGTAACGATTCTGGTGATTTTTCTGAATCTCCCATACCATCCATATCAAATTTAAGTCTTGATTTTCATAGTGATTAG